In Chryseobacterium gleum, a single genomic region encodes these proteins:
- a CDS encoding PA0069 family radical SAM protein: MQNENFIKGQGAQRNVINRFDRYTYEPEDEDFESVKTSFTEVFPKTIVNQVKSEDLPMEYSMNPYQGCEHGCSYCFARPTHEYWGYSAGIDFERKIMVKKNAPELLEKFFQKRGYKAAPILLSGNTDCYQPAERQFEITRKLLQVCLDYRHPVNILTKNALVLRDLDILKPMAEQHLVSVSLSIPTINEELRRKMEPRTSSAKNKLKAVEILSGNNIPVHVMVAPIIPGLNSDEPLNILKAISDAGASGFGYTLVRLNDTVEPVFVNWIEAHFPDRAQKVLNLIRSMRGGKLGDKRYFERQRGEGNIAEMIHTTFKVGRKKFFEGKEFPKLSTANFTGTRDQQLRLFD, from the coding sequence ATGCAAAACGAAAATTTCATAAAAGGTCAGGGAGCTCAGCGAAACGTTATCAATCGTTTCGACAGATATACCTATGAACCTGAAGATGAAGATTTCGAATCCGTAAAGACCTCTTTTACCGAAGTCTTTCCCAAAACAATTGTCAATCAGGTGAAAAGCGAGGATCTTCCCATGGAGTATTCAATGAATCCTTATCAGGGATGTGAACACGGCTGCTCCTACTGTTTTGCGAGACCCACTCATGAATACTGGGGTTATAGCGCCGGAATTGATTTTGAAAGAAAAATCATGGTGAAGAAAAACGCTCCGGAACTATTGGAAAAGTTTTTTCAGAAAAGAGGTTACAAAGCAGCACCTATTCTGTTGTCCGGAAATACAGACTGCTATCAGCCGGCAGAAAGACAATTTGAAATCACAAGAAAATTACTGCAGGTCTGTCTTGACTACAGACATCCTGTCAATATTCTGACAAAAAATGCATTGGTTTTAAGGGATCTGGATATTTTAAAGCCAATGGCAGAACAACATCTTGTTTCCGTTTCCCTAAGTATTCCGACAATCAACGAAGAACTCAGAAGAAAGATGGAACCGAGAACCAGTTCCGCAAAAAATAAATTAAAAGCAGTAGAAATTCTTTCCGGAAACAACATTCCTGTACATGTAATGGTCGCTCCTATAATTCCCGGACTCAATAGTGATGAGCCGCTGAATATATTGAAGGCCATTTCGGATGCCGGTGCTTCCGGCTTCGGATACACGCTTGTAAGGTTAAATGATACCGTTGAACCTGTTTTTGTAAATTGGATAGAAGCACATTTTCCCGATAGGGCCCAGAAAGTCTTAAACCTTATCCGGTCTATGAGAGGAGGAAAGCTTGGAGATAAAAGATATTTTGAACGACAAAGGGGAGAAGGTAATATTGCAGAAATGATTCACACTACCTTTAAAGTCGGAAGAAAGAAATTTTTTGAAGGTAAAGAATTCCCGAAACTTTCAACCGCAAACTTCACCGGAACCCGCGATCAGCAATTGAGACTATTTGATTAG
- a CDS encoding DUF2797 domain-containing protein yields the protein MQFQGQILKMTSYDAKPIQYYLNLSGDLIHMNELFGKELSIKHIGFQCVNCGENKPIYRMGFCKNCFFESPYASDTIIRPELSTAHLDIAERDLEIEKQIQLQPHTVYLAYTGDVKVGVTRNTQIPTRWIDQGATFALPIARTENRYEAGMIEVALKEHLPDKTNWRKMLQDDFEGEVDLADFRQKIKEYFPEDFQKFYSDGEELWMLDYPFEKPEKVTSFTLDKKPEFAGRLTGIKGQYLGFEGGNFINVRGHEGYVIDLEIRN from the coding sequence ATGCAGTTTCAAGGGCAAATTTTAAAGATGACAAGCTACGATGCCAAACCTATCCAGTACTACCTCAATCTTTCAGGAGATCTGATTCATATGAATGAGCTGTTTGGAAAGGAGTTAAGCATAAAACATATTGGATTTCAATGTGTAAATTGTGGTGAGAATAAACCGATTTACAGAATGGGATTCTGCAAAAACTGTTTTTTTGAAAGCCCTTATGCAAGTGATACCATTATCCGTCCGGAACTTTCCACGGCCCATCTTGATATCGCAGAACGTGATCTCGAAATTGAAAAACAAATTCAGCTGCAGCCGCATACTGTTTATCTGGCCTATACAGGAGATGTGAAAGTAGGAGTGACAAGAAATACACAAATTCCAACAAGATGGATAGATCAGGGTGCAACTTTTGCTTTACCTATTGCAAGAACAGAAAACCGCTATGAAGCAGGAATGATAGAAGTTGCTTTAAAAGAACATTTACCGGACAAAACGAACTGGAGGAAAATGCTGCAGGATGATTTTGAAGGAGAAGTGGATCTTGCGGATTTCAGGCAGAAGATTAAAGAATATTTCCCTGAGGATTTCCAGAAATTCTATAGTGATGGAGAAGAATTGTGGATGCTGGATTATCCGTTTGAAAAACCGGAAAAAGTAACTTCATTCACATTAGACAAAAAACCTGAATTTGCAGGAAGGCTTACCGGAATCAAAGGGCAATATCTTGGGTTTGAAGGAGGAAATTTCATCAATGTAAGAGGCCATGAAGGATATGTGATCGATCTGGAAATCAGGAATTGA
- a CDS encoding GDP-mannose 4,6-dehydratase, whose product MVYLVTGGSGFIGSHLTERLLRNGHSVINIDNFDDFYDYQVKIKNTLESIGKISDFEFSDKETDIRRLVSLSHSDQYSLYWQDIRDYKGLEAIFKNHHIDMVIHLAALAGVRPSIERPLEYEEVNVRGTMNLWELCKEHQIKKFICASSSSVYGNNEKIPFAETDNVDNPISPYAATKKSGEVIGHVYHNLYHIDMIQLRFFTVYGPRQRPDLAIHKFTKLISENQEIPFYGDGNTARDYTYIDDIIDGITKSILYLENNTEVYEILNLGENQVVTLSEMVATIEMALEKSATKKFLPMQPGDVTKTNADITKAKELIGYKPATDFQNGIKKFVEWFLRKRH is encoded by the coding sequence ATGGTTTATCTTGTAACAGGCGGCAGCGGGTTCATTGGCTCTCATTTAACTGAGCGATTATTAAGAAATGGACATTCTGTCATAAACATTGACAATTTTGATGATTTTTACGACTATCAGGTAAAAATTAAAAATACTTTAGAGTCAATTGGTAAAATTTCGGATTTTGAGTTCTCGGATAAAGAGACTGACATCCGTCGTTTGGTTTCCCTCTCCCATTCTGATCAATATTCCCTCTATTGGCAGGATATAAGGGATTATAAGGGTCTTGAAGCTATCTTTAAAAATCATCATATTGACATGGTGATTCATCTGGCAGCACTTGCCGGGGTGCGCCCTTCTATTGAACGTCCTTTGGAATATGAAGAAGTAAATGTAAGAGGCACTATGAACCTTTGGGAATTGTGCAAAGAACATCAGATTAAAAAATTCATTTGTGCGTCCTCTTCAAGTGTTTACGGAAATAATGAAAAAATTCCTTTTGCAGAAACAGATAATGTAGACAACCCTATCTCTCCTTATGCAGCGACCAAAAAAAGTGGCGAAGTTATAGGCCATGTTTATCATAACCTATACCATATAGATATGATCCAGCTCAGGTTCTTCACGGTATATGGACCAAGACAGAGGCCCGATCTTGCAATCCATAAGTTTACAAAGCTTATTTCGGAAAATCAGGAAATTCCTTTCTATGGGGATGGAAATACAGCAAGAGACTATACTTATATAGATGATATCATTGATGGAATTACCAAATCAATCCTTTACCTTGAAAATAATACAGAGGTATATGAGATTCTTAATCTCGGAGAAAACCAGGTTGTGACTTTATCGGAAATGGTAGCTACTATAGAAATGGCGCTTGAAAAATCTGCCACTAAAAAATTTCTGCCAATGCAGCCGGGAGATGTCACAAAAACCAATGCAGATATCACAAAAGCAAAGGAATTAATAGGGTATAAACCTGCCACAGACTTCCAAAATGGCATAAAAAAATTTGTGGAATGGTTTTTGAGAAAACGACATTAA
- a CDS encoding DUF2795 domain-containing protein codes for MYWTLELASYLSDAPWPMTKAELIDYAIRTGAPMEVVENLQAIEDEGEIYESIEEVWSDYPTDEDFLWNEDEY; via the coding sequence ATGTACTGGACATTAGAATTAGCTTCATATTTAAGTGACGCACCTTGGCCAATGACAAAAGCAGAGCTTATCGACTACGCAATCAGAACTGGTGCACCTATGGAAGTAGTAGAAAACCTTCAGGCAATTGAAGACGAAGGAGAAATTTATGAATCTATCGAAGAAGTATGGAGTGATTATCCTACTGACGAGGATTTCCTTTGGAACGAAGACGAATATTAA
- the secA gene encoding preprotein translocase subunit SecA yields the protein MSFLNKVLKGFLGDKKAQDLKEVKKVVTKIKAVEPNIQQLTDDGLRQKTAEFKENIKSATSKITAQIEQIKEQIKNSTNVDEKEALFSKIESLKKESYEIEEKVLTQILPEAFALVKETARRWAQNGEIRVMATDWDRELAAAGKDFISIQGDTAVWKNSWDAAGTPVVWDMVHYDVQFIGGVILHSGKIAEMATGEGKTLVGTLPIYLNSLPGRGVHVVTVNDYLAKRDSAWMGPLYQFHGMSIDCIDNHQPNSDGRRKAYNSDITYGTNNEFGFDYLRDNMVTSPSELVQRELNFAIVDEVDSVLVDDARTPLIISGPVPQGDRQEFDVLKPSIDRIVEVQKKTVSTIFNEAKKLIAAGNTKEGGFKLLQAYRGLPKNRQLIKFLSESGNRALLQKVEAQYMQDNNRDMPIVDKDLYFVIEEKNNQVDLTDKGVEYMSQGNSDPNFFVLPDIGTEIAEVEAKNLSKEEEFEAKEKLFAEFAEKSERVHTMSQLLKAYTLFEKDDEYVVIDGEVKIVDEQTGRIMEGRRYSDGLHQAIEAKENVKIEAATQTFATITLQNYFRMYNKLAGMTGTAETEAGELWEIYKLDVVVIPTNRPILRHDKQDLVYKTNREKYNAVIEEVEKLTAAGRPVLVGTTSVEISQLLSKALQLRKIPHQVLNAKLHKKEAEIVAEAGRPGVVTIATNMAGRGTDIKLTKEVKDAGGLAIIGTERHDSRRVDRQLRGRAGRQGDPGSSQFYVSLEDNLMRLFGSERIAKMMDRMGHKEGEVIQHSMISKSIERAQKKVEENNFGTRKRLLEYDDVMNKQRDVIYKRRKNALFGDHLKYDITNMIFDVANSIVAKGKASGNYKDFEYEIIKTFTMESPVSQSDFSNKNVQDLTNILFKAAQEDYKMKLNLLKEKSFPIIENVYQNQGSMFKMIQVPFTDGHKTMTIVADLKEAYETHCESLVNDFEKNITLSIIDENWKLHLREMDDLRRSSQGAVYEQKDPLVIYKQESFHLFSEMIDKLNKEIISFLYKGEIPS from the coding sequence ATGAGTTTTTTAAACAAAGTTCTTAAAGGGTTTTTGGGAGACAAAAAAGCGCAGGACCTAAAAGAAGTAAAAAAAGTTGTAACAAAAATCAAGGCTGTAGAACCTAACATCCAACAACTGACGGATGATGGGTTGAGACAAAAGACGGCTGAGTTTAAAGAGAATATAAAATCTGCAACCAGCAAGATCACAGCTCAAATAGAACAGATAAAAGAGCAGATAAAAAATTCAACAAATGTTGATGAGAAAGAAGCTCTTTTCTCAAAAATTGAGTCTCTAAAGAAAGAATCATATGAAATTGAAGAGAAAGTTCTGACTCAGATCCTTCCTGAAGCTTTTGCATTGGTAAAAGAAACAGCAAGAAGATGGGCTCAGAATGGAGAAATCCGTGTAATGGCAACTGACTGGGACAGAGAGTTAGCTGCTGCAGGAAAAGATTTCATCAGCATTCAGGGAGACACAGCTGTTTGGAAAAACTCATGGGACGCTGCCGGAACTCCTGTAGTTTGGGATATGGTCCACTATGATGTTCAGTTTATCGGAGGGGTTATTCTTCACAGCGGTAAAATTGCCGAGATGGCTACCGGTGAAGGTAAGACTTTGGTAGGAACATTACCTATTTATTTAAATTCACTTCCTGGAAGAGGAGTACACGTTGTAACCGTGAACGATTATCTTGCGAAAAGAGACTCCGCATGGATGGGCCCTCTTTATCAGTTCCATGGAATGTCTATCGATTGTATCGATAACCACCAGCCGAACTCAGACGGAAGAAGAAAAGCATACAACTCAGATATTACTTACGGAACCAACAATGAGTTCGGTTTCGATTATCTGAGAGACAACATGGTGACCTCTCCTTCAGAACTGGTACAAAGAGAACTTAACTTTGCTATCGTGGATGAGGTGGACTCTGTATTAGTAGATGATGCCAGAACGCCGTTGATCATTTCCGGTCCGGTTCCTCAGGGAGACAGACAGGAGTTTGACGTTCTTAAACCTTCTATCGACAGAATCGTTGAAGTACAAAAGAAAACGGTTTCTACTATTTTCAACGAAGCGAAAAAATTAATCGCTGCCGGAAATACGAAGGAAGGTGGATTCAAATTACTTCAGGCTTACAGAGGTCTTCCAAAAAACAGACAACTTATCAAATTCTTATCGGAAAGCGGAAACCGAGCATTGCTTCAGAAAGTGGAAGCGCAGTACATGCAGGACAACAACCGTGATATGCCGATCGTAGATAAAGATCTTTACTTCGTTATCGAGGAGAAAAACAATCAGGTAGACCTTACAGACAAAGGTGTTGAATACATGTCTCAAGGAAACTCTGATCCGAACTTCTTCGTTCTTCCGGATATCGGAACTGAGATTGCTGAAGTAGAAGCTAAAAATTTATCTAAAGAAGAAGAATTTGAAGCAAAAGAAAAACTTTTCGCTGAATTTGCTGAAAAATCCGAACGTGTTCACACGATGAGCCAGCTGTTGAAAGCTTACACATTATTTGAGAAGGATGATGAGTATGTGGTAATTGATGGTGAAGTAAAAATCGTTGATGAGCAGACAGGTCGTATCATGGAGGGACGTCGTTATTCAGATGGTCTTCACCAGGCAATTGAAGCGAAAGAGAATGTAAAAATTGAGGCAGCAACCCAAACTTTTGCAACCATCACGCTTCAGAACTATTTCCGTATGTACAACAAGCTTGCGGGGATGACCGGTACTGCTGAGACAGAAGCCGGAGAGCTTTGGGAGATCTACAAATTAGACGTTGTGGTCATTCCTACCAACCGTCCTATTCTGAGACATGACAAGCAGGATTTGGTTTACAAGACCAACAGAGAAAAATATAACGCCGTAATTGAAGAGGTAGAAAAATTAACAGCAGCAGGAAGACCTGTATTGGTAGGAACTACTTCGGTTGAAATTTCCCAGTTGCTTTCAAAAGCACTTCAGTTAAGAAAGATTCCGCATCAGGTATTGAACGCGAAGCTTCACAAAAAAGAAGCAGAGATCGTTGCGGAAGCAGGACGTCCGGGAGTTGTAACCATTGCAACGAACATGGCGGGACGTGGTACCGATATTAAACTTACCAAAGAAGTAAAAGATGCAGGAGGTTTAGCCATCATCGGTACAGAAAGGCACGATTCAAGACGTGTTGACAGACAGTTAAGAGGTAGAGCGGGACGTCAGGGAGATCCGGGAAGTTCTCAGTTCTATGTATCTCTTGAAGATAACTTGATGCGTTTGTTCGGTTCTGAAAGAATTGCGAAAATGATGGACAGAATGGGTCATAAAGAGGGAGAAGTAATTCAGCACTCTATGATCAGCAAGTCTATTGAAAGAGCTCAGAAGAAGGTGGAAGAAAATAACTTCGGAACCAGAAAAAGACTTCTTGAGTATGATGACGTAATGAACAAGCAACGTGACGTAATCTACAAGAGAAGAAAGAATGCTTTGTTCGGAGACCACCTGAAATATGATATCACGAACATGATTTTCGATGTAGCTAATTCTATCGTTGCGAAAGGAAAAGCTTCAGGAAATTATAAAGATTTTGAATACGAAATCATTAAGACATTTACGATGGAATCTCCGGTTTCTCAAAGTGATTTTAGTAACAAGAATGTTCAGGATCTTACAAACATCCTATTCAAAGCAGCTCAGGAAGATTATAAAATGAAACTGAATCTATTGAAAGAAAAATCATTCCCGATTATTGAGAATGTATACCAGAATCAGGGTTCAATGTTCAAAATGATCCAGGTTCCTTTCACAGACGGACACAAAACAATGACGATTGTAGCTGATCTTAAAGAAGCTTACGAAACGCATTGTGAAAGTCTTGTAAACGATTTCGAAAAGAACATCACTTTATCAATTATTGATGAAAACTGGAAGCTTCACCTTCGTGAGATGGATGACCTAAGAAGATCATCACAGGGAGCTGTTTACGAGCAGAAAGATCCGCTTGTAATCTATAAGCAGGAATCCTTCCACTTATTCAGTGAAATGATCGATAAATTAAACAAAGAAATTATTTCATTCTTATATAAAGGAGAAATTCCTTCTTAA
- a CDS encoding TonB-dependent siderophore receptor, whose amino-acid sequence MKNVLICASALGTMMVSAQKKDSLTTKNIDEVVINTYVKKDSDYSNKMPLKAIEDPQVYSSIDKGVLENQLLFTVDDAFRNVAGAQKMWSATNRSGDGGIYLNLRGFVAGNSIRNGMVAPITTSMDAINIERIEVLKGPSATLFGSNVTSYGGVVNRITKRPYETFGGAISLAGGSYNYYRVQADVNTPLTNDKKLLFRLNTAYTNQGTFQRTDAKNSFYAFTPSITYRPTDNLEINAELEMFETNSYPETAFFFYFPSSQLGADSMDKMEKLGYNYKQSYTGEGLKTVGKARNFFGQVNYKVNEHIKSSTNVSTAYSYSDGYSPYFYFSPNPANSSEIGIARADQSTKDSKRTYFQFQQNFNFDFNIGSIRNRTVAGFDYMRLNDNQYFMFTNFDWVPFKGTDYSNMNSQTLGAMYDNLRNQPDFEKNNTYISTGKKDVYSGYISNVITPVAGLNILTSLRYESVDFKGGQTGQNVTAAYTQGAWSPKLGIVYQIVQDKVSVFGNYQNSFTSNGYYVSDANSNVTLSDPERANQFEGGFKASLIKGRISTTLSYYNIKVKNTLLNAGYTDQGRAIQRQAGSLTSQGVELEANAYLIKGFSVIAGVSYNDMKYTEADETVIGRRPATASSPWLVNFNASYQFLDGKLKGLGFGVGGNYASDNKIVNSTTMGTFILPKYLVLNANAFYDTKKFRIGVKVDNFTNEHYWSGYTTANAQALANVLGSFTYKF is encoded by the coding sequence ATGAAAAATGTACTGATCTGTGCTTCTGCACTGGGGACAATGATGGTTTCTGCCCAAAAAAAAGATTCATTAACCACAAAAAACATAGATGAAGTAGTTATCAATACATATGTCAAGAAAGACAGTGATTATTCCAATAAAATGCCTCTTAAAGCCATAGAGGATCCACAGGTATATTCCTCTATTGACAAGGGCGTTTTGGAAAATCAATTACTATTCACTGTAGATGATGCCTTCAGGAATGTTGCCGGCGCACAAAAAATGTGGAGTGCAACCAACAGATCCGGAGATGGGGGAATTTATCTTAACCTGAGAGGTTTCGTAGCAGGAAACTCTATCAGAAATGGGATGGTAGCTCCTATTACCACTTCCATGGATGCCATTAATATTGAAAGAATTGAAGTTTTAAAAGGACCTTCCGCAACGCTATTTGGAAGTAATGTAACTTCTTATGGTGGAGTTGTCAACAGAATTACAAAAAGGCCCTATGAAACTTTCGGAGGAGCAATATCTCTTGCAGGAGGAAGTTACAACTACTACAGGGTACAGGCGGATGTAAATACTCCGCTGACTAACGATAAAAAGTTATTATTCAGATTAAATACGGCTTATACAAATCAGGGTACTTTCCAGAGAACTGATGCAAAGAATTCATTCTATGCATTTACACCTTCCATCACTTACCGTCCTACCGACAATTTGGAAATCAATGCAGAGCTGGAAATGTTTGAAACCAATTCCTATCCTGAAACAGCATTTTTCTTTTATTTTCCAAGCTCACAACTTGGTGCAGACAGCATGGACAAAATGGAAAAATTGGGGTATAACTATAAACAGTCTTATACCGGGGAAGGTCTTAAAACTGTAGGTAAGGCAAGAAACTTCTTTGGCCAGGTTAACTATAAAGTTAATGAACATATTAAATCTTCCACTAATGTAAGTACTGCCTATTCTTATTCAGACGGATATAGCCCATATTTTTATTTCTCCCCCAATCCTGCAAATAGTTCTGAAATTGGAATAGCAAGAGCCGATCAGTCAACCAAAGACAGTAAAAGAACTTATTTCCAGTTTCAGCAGAATTTCAATTTTGATTTCAATATTGGAAGTATAAGAAACAGAACTGTAGCTGGTTTCGATTATATGAGATTAAATGACAACCAATACTTTATGTTCACCAATTTTGACTGGGTTCCTTTTAAAGGTACAGACTATTCTAATATGAATAGCCAGACATTGGGAGCCATGTATGATAATCTGAGAAATCAGCCTGATTTTGAAAAAAATAACACCTATATCAGTACGGGGAAAAAGGATGTTTACAGTGGATACATTTCCAATGTAATAACTCCTGTAGCAGGGCTTAATATCCTTACCTCTCTGCGATATGAAAGTGTAGACTTTAAAGGAGGTCAAACGGGACAAAATGTAACTGCAGCATATACCCAGGGAGCATGGTCTCCGAAACTGGGAATTGTTTATCAGATTGTTCAGGATAAAGTCTCTGTATTTGGAAATTATCAAAATAGTTTCACAAGCAACGGATATTATGTTTCCGATGCAAATTCTAATGTAACCCTTTCTGATCCTGAACGAGCTAATCAGTTCGAAGGTGGATTTAAAGCCAGTCTTATCAAAGGAAGGATCAGTACAACATTAAGCTATTATAATATCAAAGTAAAAAATACACTTCTGAATGCTGGATATACTGATCAAGGGAGAGCAATTCAAAGACAGGCAGGTTCACTAACGAGTCAGGGTGTTGAATTGGAAGCAAATGCTTATCTGATCAAAGGATTCTCTGTAATTGCCGGTGTAAGTTATAATGATATGAAATATACGGAAGCTGATGAAACTGTAATTGGAAGAAGACCTGCCACAGCTTCTTCTCCGTGGTTGGTTAATTTCAATGCGAGCTATCAGTTCCTTGACGGAAAATTGAAAGGACTTGGATTTGGTGTAGGAGGAAATTATGCCAGCGATAATAAGATCGTCAACTCAACCACAATGGGAACTTTCATCCTTCCAAAATATCTGGTATTGAATGCTAATGCCTTTTATGATACAAAAAAATTCAGAATCGGGGTAAAGGTAGACAACTTTACCAACGAACATTACTGGAGCGGGTATACAACAGCCAATGCACAAGCTCTTGCCAACGTATTAGGAAGCTTCACTTATAAATTTTAA
- a CDS encoding PepSY-associated TM helix domain-containing protein — MRKKHHHKKKVSSTKKWSAKLHLWLGLSVGIIVFIVSLSGTLYVFKDEIQDSLRKEAIYLTKEDVGTKPLPINLLREKVSLELNEKYPVSAVEIPLDKSKSYQFQYYEKSKKGWNYFQQVLISKQVYVNQYTGQILAVYDEKYDVFNILKYIHWGLLLNSEWGPYTVGIPTIIFVIMLITGIILWWPKNKNARKGRFWFNWENVKNWKRKNYDLHNVLGFYASFIALLMSVTGLYFAYPFVKNTFTFALSGSWELPKEKERKSPDSLMAKNEAVFDLAAAQAENLYSKSSSFRITLNGKNKKGKELKNLPVTVYGMDGRYSERNILTFDKYSGKLLANKPHHNLNTAEKYSNANYDIHTGSYFGIIGKIIWFIAGLTCTSLPVTGFLVWWGKRKKKGKKI; from the coding sequence ATGAGAAAAAAGCATCATCATAAAAAGAAGGTTTCTTCAACAAAAAAATGGTCCGCAAAGCTGCATTTGTGGCTGGGTTTATCTGTTGGAATCATTGTATTTATAGTCTCTCTTTCAGGGACTTTATATGTTTTTAAGGATGAAATACAGGATAGCTTAAGAAAAGAAGCCATATATCTTACAAAAGAAGATGTAGGGACAAAACCTTTACCTATCAATCTGCTTCGTGAAAAAGTATCACTGGAACTTAATGAAAAATATCCTGTAAGTGCTGTAGAAATTCCTTTGGATAAAAGTAAATCCTATCAGTTCCAGTATTATGAAAAAAGTAAAAAGGGATGGAATTATTTTCAGCAGGTGCTCATCAGCAAACAGGTCTATGTCAATCAATATACCGGTCAAATCCTTGCGGTTTATGATGAAAAATACGATGTATTCAATATTCTGAAATACATCCATTGGGGATTATTGCTTAACTCAGAATGGGGGCCGTACACGGTGGGAATCCCAACCATTATTTTTGTGATTATGCTGATTACAGGAATCATTTTATGGTGGCCCAAAAACAAAAATGCAAGAAAAGGACGTTTCTGGTTCAATTGGGAAAATGTAAAAAACTGGAAGCGTAAAAATTATGATCTTCATAATGTCCTTGGATTTTATGCCTCATTTATTGCTTTGCTTATGAGTGTTACCGGACTTTATTTTGCCTATCCCTTTGTAAAAAACACTTTTACTTTTGCATTATCCGGCTCATGGGAACTTCCAAAGGAAAAAGAAAGAAAATCTCCGGACTCTCTGATGGCAAAGAATGAAGCTGTTTTTGATCTGGCTGCAGCACAGGCTGAAAACCTGTATTCAAAATCATCCAGCTTCAGAATTACTTTAAACGGAAAGAATAAAAAAGGAAAAGAGCTGAAAAATCTTCCTGTAACGGTTTACGGAATGGATGGAAGATACAGTGAAAGAAACATCCTGACCTTTGACAAATATTCAGGTAAACTACTTGCCAACAAACCTCATCACAATCTCAATACTGCCGAGAAATATTCCAACGCCAATTATGATATCCATACCGGTTCCTACTTCGGAATTATTGGAAAAATCATCTGGTTTATTGCCGGCCTTACGTGTACGTCACTCCCTGTAACCGGATTTCTGGTTTGGTGGGGAAAAAGAAAAAAAAAAGGAAAGAAAATATAA